From a region of the Streptomyces sp. NBC_00193 genome:
- a CDS encoding FAD-binding oxidoreductase, with product MADDVEEVDDRSRALHGLLHERLLEGLPPAALLTDPQVTASYATDMASFCAAGTPAAVVLPRTVEQVQHVLRTAHALRVPVVPQGARTGLSGAANASDGCIVLSLVKMDRILEIDTVDRIAVVEPGVVNAVLSRAVAERGLHYPPDPSSWEQCTIGGNIGTAAGGLCCVKYGVTAEYVLGLDVVLADGRLLQTGRRTAKGVAGYDLTRLFVGSEGSLGVVVRAVLALRPAPPRQLALAAEFPSAAAACAAVCAVMEAGLTPSLLELMDRTTVRAVNALGKMGLPETTEALLLAAFDTPHAPEDLAAVGELCTAAGASAVVPAEDAAESELLLQARRMALPALEALRPATMIDDVCVPRTRLAEMLDGTAAIARTHDLLIGVCAHAGDGNTHPIVCFDPADEDETRRARASFEEIMALGLELGGTITGEHGVGVLKKEWLARELGPVGLEMQRAVKHAFDPEGLLNPGKLF from the coding sequence GGACTTCCGCCCGCGGCCCTGCTCACCGACCCCCAGGTGACCGCCTCCTACGCCACCGACATGGCCAGCTTCTGCGCCGCCGGCACCCCGGCCGCGGTGGTCCTGCCCCGGACCGTCGAACAGGTCCAGCACGTCCTGCGCACCGCCCACGCGCTGCGCGTGCCCGTGGTCCCCCAGGGCGCCCGTACCGGTCTGTCGGGCGCGGCCAACGCCTCCGACGGCTGCATCGTGCTGTCCCTCGTGAAGATGGACCGGATCCTGGAGATCGACACCGTCGACCGGATCGCCGTCGTCGAACCGGGCGTCGTCAACGCCGTCCTCTCGCGCGCCGTCGCCGAGCGCGGCCTGCACTACCCGCCGGACCCCTCCAGCTGGGAGCAGTGCACCATCGGCGGGAACATCGGCACCGCCGCCGGCGGTCTGTGCTGCGTCAAGTACGGGGTCACCGCCGAGTACGTCCTCGGCCTCGACGTGGTCCTCGCCGACGGCAGGCTCCTGCAGACCGGCCGGCGCACCGCCAAGGGCGTCGCGGGGTACGACCTCACCCGCCTGTTCGTCGGCTCCGAGGGCAGCCTCGGCGTCGTCGTCCGGGCCGTCCTCGCCCTGCGTCCGGCCCCGCCCCGCCAGCTCGCGCTCGCCGCCGAGTTCCCCTCCGCCGCGGCCGCCTGCGCAGCCGTCTGCGCCGTCATGGAGGCCGGACTGACGCCCTCTCTGCTGGAGCTGATGGACCGTACGACCGTCCGCGCCGTCAACGCGCTGGGCAAGATGGGCCTGCCCGAGACCACCGAGGCCCTGCTGCTCGCCGCCTTCGACACCCCGCACGCACCCGAGGACCTCGCCGCCGTGGGGGAGCTGTGCACCGCCGCCGGGGCGAGCGCCGTCGTACCGGCCGAGGACGCGGCCGAGTCCGAACTGCTCCTCCAGGCCCGCCGGATGGCGCTGCCCGCCCTGGAGGCCCTGCGGCCCGCGACGATGATCGACGACGTGTGCGTACCGCGGACCCGGCTCGCCGAGATGCTGGACGGGACCGCGGCCATCGCCCGTACGCACGACCTGCTCATCGGGGTCTGCGCGCACGCCGGCGACGGGAACACCCACCCCATCGTCTGCTTCGACCCCGCCGACGAGGACGAGACCCGGCGGGCCCGCGCGTCCTTCGAGGAGATCATGGCGCTGGGGCTCGAACTGGGCGGGACCATCACGGGGGAGCACGGGGTCGGCGTCCTGAAGAAGGAATGGCTCGCCCGCGAACTCGGCCCGGTGGGCCTGGAGATGCAGCGCGCCGTCAAGCACGCCTTCGACCCGGAGGGACTGCTCAACCCGGGCAAGCTCTTCTGA
- a CDS encoding SsgA family sporulation/cell division regulator, with translation MHHPVVERELELKLVLSPERSVPVPARLLYLTDDPYAVHITFHTGSSTPVNWTFARELLVEGVFRPCGHGDVRIWPTKVGQQAVLCMALSSPDGDALLEAPAVSVSAWLERTLRIVPPGTEADRLGLDAALAELLAPTPADELWMRDPWPSDESADGEL, from the coding sequence ATGCACCACCCCGTCGTCGAGCGCGAGCTGGAACTGAAGCTGGTCCTGTCCCCCGAGCGCAGCGTCCCCGTCCCCGCCCGCCTGCTGTACCTGACGGACGACCCGTACGCCGTGCACATCACCTTCCACACCGGCTCCAGCACCCCGGTCAACTGGACCTTCGCCCGCGAGCTGCTGGTCGAGGGGGTGTTCCGCCCGTGCGGCCACGGCGACGTGCGGATCTGGCCCACGAAGGTCGGCCAGCAGGCCGTCCTGTGCATGGCGCTCAGCTCCCCCGACGGCGACGCCCTGCTGGAGGCCCCCGCCGTGTCGGTGTCGGCCTGGCTGGAGCGGACCCTGCGGATCGTGCCGCCCGGCACCGAGGCCGACCGGCTCGGCCTGGACGCGGCGCTGGCCGAGCTGCTCGCCCCGACGCCGGCCGACGAGCTGTGGATGCGCGACCCGTGGCCGTCGGACGAGTCGGCGGACGGGGAGCTGTGA
- a CDS encoding RDD family protein translates to MTASPGDGEHAAREGYYPDPSIPGYVRFWNGLNWVPGTSRPAAPADETGPVFLDQTGVSEALRVPEHRPQPRPAPAPAPAPVPAPAPAPAPAPAPAPASWPEPAGSAAAPAARSEVESWSESASRSDFEPWPGAGPSGSGSEPGSGIGIGSGQGAEAAEWQADPLHQSGFGGPRDHRVSWGHEEEAAARPAGISLARPPVPAPTPHQVPAPTPHQAQAHAPAPAQAQAAVHRSAQAAPQAQAHRSAQAPARHSAPAAVSAALPAQGSGSAAPGGLGILSAPSPVAAHASAAASAPAPVWPAAPGSPGSPDPEPAERVRRPERSAPAVPAEPARRVSPVEPADRAERAEAAVPPAPRPERTGRAVFERMAERAVRPAGLVRRATARLLDSLVYAAVATGVALPLVPGATAHLQAKVDAARAGGRTTTVWLLDGTIAGSLGLVLGAVLLFGVFYEALPTARWGRTPGKKLFGVRVLATATLRPPRFGAALRRWLVYALLGLPGALWALADRPRRRTLHDRAARTYVAR, encoded by the coding sequence TTGACGGCCTCCCCTGGTGACGGCGAGCACGCGGCCCGCGAGGGCTACTACCCCGATCCGTCCATCCCCGGGTACGTCAGGTTCTGGAACGGCCTGAACTGGGTTCCCGGTACGAGCCGCCCCGCGGCCCCTGCCGACGAGACGGGTCCCGTGTTCCTCGACCAGACGGGCGTGAGCGAGGCGCTGCGCGTGCCGGAGCACCGGCCGCAGCCGCGCCCCGCGCCGGCCCCTGCCCCCGCGCCGGTTCCCGCACCGGCTCCGGCTCCGGCTCCGGCACCGGCACCGGCTCCCGCGTCCTGGCCGGAGCCCGCCGGCTCCGCGGCGGCTCCGGCCGCGCGGTCCGAGGTGGAGTCCTGGTCGGAGTCCGCTTCGCGGTCGGATTTCGAGCCCTGGCCGGGGGCCGGGCCGTCCGGGTCCGGGTCCGAGCCCGGGTCCGGGATCGGGATCGGGTCGGGGCAAGGGGCCGAGGCCGCGGAATGGCAGGCCGATCCGCTCCACCAGTCCGGGTTCGGCGGGCCGCGCGACCACCGGGTGTCCTGGGGCCACGAGGAGGAGGCCGCCGCCCGCCCCGCCGGAATCTCCCTGGCCCGCCCGCCGGTCCCGGCCCCCACGCCGCACCAGGTCCCGGCCCCCACGCCGCACCAGGCCCAGGCCCATGCACCGGCACCGGCCCAGGCCCAGGCGGCGGTTCACCGCTCGGCCCAGGCAGCGCCCCAGGCCCAGGCCCACCGCTCCGCGCAGGCCCCGGCCCGGCACTCGGCCCCGGCCGCCGTGTCGGCCGCCCTGCCCGCGCAGGGGTCCGGCTCCGCCGCCCCGGGCGGCCTCGGCATCCTGTCGGCGCCCTCCCCGGTCGCGGCCCATGCCTCCGCCGCGGCCTCCGCCCCAGCCCCCGTGTGGCCCGCCGCCCCGGGTTCGCCCGGCAGCCCTGACCCGGAGCCGGCGGAGCGCGTGCGGCGCCCGGAGCGATCGGCCCCGGCCGTCCCGGCGGAGCCCGCCCGGCGCGTGTCCCCCGTAGAGCCGGCGGACCGTGCGGAGCGGGCCGAGGCCGCCGTGCCCCCGGCTCCGCGTCCCGAGCGGACCGGCCGCGCGGTGTTCGAGCGGATGGCGGAGCGGGCCGTGCGCCCCGCCGGGCTCGTGCGCCGCGCGACGGCCCGGCTGCTGGACTCCCTCGTGTACGCCGCCGTCGCGACCGGGGTGGCGCTGCCCCTCGTGCCCGGGGCGACCGCACACCTCCAGGCCAAGGTGGACGCCGCCCGGGCGGGCGGCCGGACCACCACCGTGTGGCTGCTCGACGGGACCATCGCGGGCTCGCTGGGCCTGGTCCTGGGCGCCGTCCTCCTCTTCGGCGTCTTCTACGAAGCCCTGCCCACGGCCCGTTGGGGCCGCACCCCGGGCAAGAAGCTGTTCGGCGTACGGGTCCTGGCCACGGCCACGCTGCGCCCGCCCCGCTTCGGCGCGGCACTGCGCCGCTGGCTCGTGTACGCCCTCCTGGGCCTCCCGGGGGCCCTGTGGGCCCTCGCGGACCGCCCGCGCCGCCGGACCCTCCACGACCGCGCCGCACGCACGTACGTGGCCCGCTAG
- a CDS encoding RDD family protein encodes MSTDQPPPGQPPEDDPFLKKPQEPTPPPSGGSPYGSPPAGAGGGFPPPPPGGGGGYPPPPPPGGGGYPPPPPPYGGPGGGDPYGGGGGYGMPDPLAGMPPLADFGKRLAARVIDLLIIAVPLFVIQLFAGDRNRYTVETNKGEDVTEVITKSYSGSGLVMTLISIVAYVGYDWWFVKKNGQTLGKKWMGLRVAMLNDGSVPQSNAALSRAAVLWLPTLICCFCLWPIALVISMLVDKPYKQGLHDKVAKTVVVQST; translated from the coding sequence ATGAGCACCGACCAGCCGCCGCCGGGCCAGCCGCCCGAGGACGACCCGTTCCTCAAGAAGCCCCAGGAACCGACGCCCCCGCCGTCGGGTGGTTCGCCGTACGGCTCACCGCCCGCAGGCGCCGGCGGAGGCTTCCCGCCGCCCCCGCCCGGAGGCGGAGGGGGCTACCCGCCGCCGCCCCCGCCCGGGGGAGGGGGCTACCCGCCCCCGCCGCCCCCGTACGGAGGCCCCGGCGGCGGCGACCCGTACGGCGGTGGTGGCGGCTACGGCATGCCCGACCCGCTCGCCGGGATGCCGCCGCTCGCCGACTTCGGCAAGCGGCTCGCCGCCCGCGTCATCGACCTGCTGATCATCGCCGTGCCGTTGTTCGTCATCCAGCTCTTCGCCGGTGACCGCAACCGCTACACGGTCGAGACGAACAAGGGCGAGGACGTCACCGAGGTCATCACCAAGTCCTACAGCGGCAGCGGTCTGGTCATGACACTGATCTCGATCGTCGCCTACGTCGGCTACGACTGGTGGTTCGTCAAGAAGAACGGCCAGACCCTCGGCAAGAAGTGGATGGGCCTGCGCGTCGCGATGCTCAACGACGGCAGCGTCCCGCAGTCCAACGCCGCGCTCTCCCGCGCCGCCGTGCTCTGGCTGCCGACGCTGATCTGCTGCTTCTGCCTGTGGCCGATCGCACTCGTCATCTCGATGCTCGTCGACAAGCCCTACAAGCAGGGTCTGCACGACAAGGTGGCCAAGACCGTGGTGGTCCAATCCACCTAG